From a region of the Methanolobus tindarius DSM 2278 genome:
- a CDS encoding mechanosensitive ion channel family protein, whose protein sequence is MAVIQDILDNVGLWVDAGINVLIVLFILLLINVFFTILRTNLMKKAKTKKQRSNIRIFGQLSRYTLSLLVIILAILSSSGAWSSFGVFLGLLSAAIGFALQQPITGIAAWIMVVTKRPFDIGDRIIIGDVKGDVVDFNLTHVHVMEIGGLITDEENSGRTIMVPNWMLFEKNIINYTSNNDFVLHSVIVNVTYESNLDRAIEIADLSARKFLAGTISTSPGAPKVRVDFQASGIDVQVKYFSPARQLHEYSSKITKEIFDRINDAEDVEIAYPHTEVVFRKKAM, encoded by the coding sequence GTGGCAGTGATACAGGATATTTTAGATAATGTTGGTCTCTGGGTAGATGCCGGAATAAATGTCCTGATAGTGCTCTTCATCCTTTTGCTTATCAATGTATTTTTCACAATTCTCAGAACCAATCTGATGAAAAAAGCAAAGACCAAAAAACAACGTTCCAATATCAGGATATTTGGTCAGCTTTCAAGATATACCCTGTCACTTCTTGTTATCATATTGGCCATTCTTTCATCTTCAGGTGCCTGGTCCAGTTTTGGTGTGTTCCTTGGGTTGCTTTCAGCAGCCATCGGTTTTGCACTCCAGCAGCCGATTACAGGTATTGCTGCCTGGATAATGGTGGTTACAAAAAGACCTTTTGATATTGGTGACAGGATTATTATAGGCGACGTAAAAGGAGATGTCGTTGACTTCAACCTGACACATGTGCATGTAATGGAGATCGGGGGTCTGATAACCGATGAAGAAAATTCCGGCAGGACTATTATGGTTCCTAACTGGATGTTATTTGAGAAAAACATCATCAACTATACTTCAAATAACGATTTTGTGTTGCACAGTGTTATCGTGAATGTTACCTATGAAAGCAACCTTGACCGTGCAATAGAGATAGCAGATCTTTCTGCAAGAAAATTCCTTGCAGGAACTATCAGTACCAGTCCGGGAGCCCCGAAAGTCAGGGTTGATTTCCAGGCAAGTGGTATTGATGTCCAGGTAAAGTATTTTTCACCTGCAAGGCAATTGCACGAATATTCCTCAAAGATTACAAAAGAGATCTTTGACAGGATAAATGACGCTGAAGATGTTGAAATAGCCTATCCTCATACAGAGGTTGTCTTCAGGAAAAAGGCAATGTAG
- a CDS encoding peroxiredoxin, producing the protein MPLIGDSAPSFTAVTTAGEIHFPKDYKGKWVILFSHPADFTPVCTTEFMTFSSMQGEFSELNAELLGLSIDSIYAHIAWLRTIKEKIEYKGMKDMEINFPVIADLKMEVAKKFGMVQPNASDTQAVRAVFMIDPKAKIRAIVYYPLSNGRNMDEIKRLLLAMQKSDAEGVATPANWQPGDDVIIPPPGSCGTAKERVESKEEGKYCLDWFMCFKKQS; encoded by the coding sequence ATGCCTCTTATAGGCGACAGCGCACCGTCATTTACAGCTGTGACAACAGCAGGTGAAATACATTTCCCGAAAGACTACAAGGGTAAGTGGGTTATACTTTTCAGTCACCCTGCTGACTTTACTCCTGTCTGCACTACAGAATTCATGACATTTTCCAGCATGCAGGGTGAATTCAGTGAACTGAACGCTGAACTTCTGGGTCTTTCAATTGACAGTATCTATGCGCATATTGCATGGCTGCGTACCATCAAGGAAAAAATCGAATACAAGGGTATGAAAGATATGGAAATCAATTTCCCTGTAATTGCCGACCTTAAGATGGAAGTAGCAAAGAAATTCGGCATGGTACAGCCAAATGCATCTGATACCCAGGCTGTCAGGGCTGTATTTATGATTGATCCGAAAGCAAAGATCAGAGCAATTGTTTACTATCCATTATCCAACGGAAGAAACATGGATGAGATCAAAAGGCTGTTGCTTGCAATGCAGAAATCTGATGCAGAGGGAGTTGCTACACCTGCCAACTGGCAGCCAGGAGACGATGTGATAATACCACCACCGGGATCCTGTGGAACTGCAAAGGAAAGAGTTGAATCAAAAGAAGAAGGCAAGTATTGTCTTGACTGGTTCATGTGCTTTAAGAAACAATCCTGA
- a CDS encoding MarC family protein: MDNIAFLIYSFSTLFAIVSPVGGVITFVSLTSDITLEEKNILATKSVILACTIALFFAVTGKMILNFFGVSIDSLRVAGGILLFVVAFDMILAKVSRESITEKEIDKSMDRSDVWIFPIALPLLTGPGTITTIIVLMGSALSIFQNAIVMISIILTFAITWIFFHFSRRIYKLLGYTGMLVFTRLMGLLLAAMAVNFVAIGIWNIYMSFQ, encoded by the coding sequence ATGGACAACATTGCATTCCTCATTTATTCATTCAGTACTTTATTTGCAATAGTCAGTCCTGTAGGCGGTGTCATCACATTTGTTTCATTGACCAGTGATATAACACTGGAAGAAAAAAACATACTTGCCACAAAATCAGTTATCCTTGCCTGTACAATTGCTCTGTTTTTTGCAGTAACAGGAAAAATGATACTCAACTTCTTTGGAGTCAGCATTGACTCACTTAGAGTTGCCGGTGGAATACTCCTTTTTGTCGTAGCATTTGATATGATACTGGCAAAAGTTTCCCGTGAAAGTATTACGGAAAAAGAAATAGACAAATCAATGGACCGCAGTGATGTCTGGATATTCCCTATAGCACTTCCGCTTTTAACCGGGCCGGGAACAATAACGACAATAATCGTCCTCATGGGAAGTGCACTTTCAATATTCCAGAATGCAATCGTTATGATCTCTATCATACTTACTTTTGCAATCACATGGATATTCTTCCATTTCTCAAGAAGAATATACAAACTCCTTGGTTATACCGGAATGCTTGTTTTTACAAGGCTGATGGGACTTTTGCTGGCAGCTATGGCTGTGAATTTTGTAGCTATAGGCATCTGGAATATTTACATGTCATTCCAGTAA
- a CDS encoding cation-translocating P-type ATPase, with amino-acid sequence MTSDNKIQCKSSGDEHRVSLEEILKRLNTTTGGLSTEEANHRIELCGKNVFEETGKQSILVRYFKQYKNFFSLLLLFGSILSFIAEWLDPGQGNIFIAIALLGVVILNGTFTFVQEYQAERIMASFKNLIPPKTKVLRDGEITEIVATDLVVGDIIFLEEGDKVPADGRLIEENSLKVDNSPITGEAEPQLRSLDCTHPNILECRNMVFSGTLVQTGNGKAIIFGTGSDTQIGKLAALTEQTASVDTPIRKELNDFIKIISAIAIFLGISFFIVGFLIQDTFLANLIFAIGIIVANVPEGLLPTVTLALSLASKRMAKRNALIKQLESVETLGSTTVICTDKTGTLTQNKMAIHSVYTGSGMLDVQNKEKPPEMLLRVATICNNSRLTDEKPGYKGDPTEGSLLVYSSEFTNIDKLKDDYPRAAEYPFDSKKQRMQVVCKTPEGTMEAYMKGAPEVILDMCSHVLVNGKEETFDENEKKELAAEHLEMAKRGERVLSFAYRKADSVKEYEDGFVFLGFAGAVDPPRPEATEAIKKCHLAGIKVVMITGDHPVTARSIAATVGLTSDHEDPVLITGAELEELSTDELSHRLKAPSIVFARTSPVQKLKIVQAFQEAGEIVTMTGDGVNDAPAMKNADMGVAMGSGTDVAREAADMVLLDDNFATIVNAIEEGRTVFDNIKKFIAYILTSNVPEILPFIAFVLLALPLPMNVQLILAIDLGTDILPALSLAVEKGEGDIMKRPPRSSDEKLLTPQVLLTSYGIKGPIEAAAGFACYFAVLFDGGWTWGQSLPFTDTLYMQAITAFFAAVIICQIANVFTSRTRRQSVLTKGFFSNKMVLVGIASELAILAFIIFNPLVNLVFNTAAISMKYVLIAVPFAILLLTVDELRKYGIRKDSAFVNRFFRW; translated from the coding sequence TTGACTAGCGATAATAAAATCCAGTGTAAATCCAGTGGCGATGAGCACAGAGTGTCCTTAGAAGAAATTCTGAAGAGACTTAATACGACAACTGGAGGTTTGTCTACAGAAGAAGCAAACCACAGAATCGAGCTTTGCGGAAAGAACGTTTTTGAAGAAACGGGAAAACAAAGTATCTTAGTCAGGTACTTCAAACAATACAAGAATTTCTTTTCACTTCTACTATTATTTGGTTCAATTTTATCATTCATAGCCGAATGGCTTGACCCGGGACAGGGCAATATTTTCATTGCCATAGCACTGCTTGGAGTAGTAATCCTGAACGGTACCTTCACATTTGTCCAGGAATATCAGGCCGAAAGGATAATGGCTAGCTTCAAGAACCTGATACCTCCGAAAACAAAGGTGTTAAGGGATGGAGAAATTACTGAAATAGTTGCCACAGACCTTGTTGTTGGTGACATAATATTCCTTGAAGAAGGAGATAAAGTACCGGCTGACGGAAGGCTTATAGAAGAGAATTCCCTGAAAGTTGACAACTCACCAATAACAGGAGAAGCTGAACCACAACTCCGATCACTGGACTGCACCCATCCGAATATACTTGAATGCAGAAACATGGTTTTCTCAGGAACCCTTGTTCAGACAGGAAATGGAAAAGCTATCATATTCGGTACAGGCTCTGATACCCAGATAGGTAAACTTGCAGCTTTGACCGAACAAACTGCTTCCGTTGACACACCCATACGCAAAGAGCTTAATGATTTTATCAAGATTATTTCAGCAATTGCTATTTTCCTTGGAATATCCTTCTTTATTGTTGGATTCCTGATACAGGATACTTTCCTTGCAAACCTCATCTTTGCCATAGGCATCATTGTTGCAAACGTACCTGAAGGACTGCTTCCAACGGTCACATTAGCGCTGAGTCTTGCTTCAAAAAGAATGGCAAAGAGAAATGCCCTTATCAAACAACTTGAATCCGTTGAAACTCTGGGCTCCACTACGGTAATATGTACTGATAAGACAGGTACGCTTACCCAGAACAAAATGGCAATCCATTCTGTTTACACAGGCTCAGGAATGCTTGATGTGCAGAACAAAGAGAAGCCGCCTGAAATGCTTCTAAGGGTTGCTACCATATGTAATAATTCAAGACTTACTGATGAAAAACCGGGATACAAAGGAGACCCTACCGAAGGTTCACTGCTGGTCTATTCAAGTGAATTCACTAATATTGATAAATTAAAAGATGATTACCCAAGAGCAGCTGAATATCCATTCGATTCCAAAAAGCAGAGGATGCAGGTTGTCTGCAAGACACCTGAAGGAACTATGGAAGCCTACATGAAAGGTGCTCCCGAAGTAATTCTCGATATGTGCAGTCATGTTCTTGTTAATGGAAAAGAAGAAACATTTGACGAGAATGAGAAAAAGGAACTTGCGGCTGAACATCTTGAGATGGCAAAGAGGGGAGAAAGAGTTCTTTCATTTGCATACAGGAAAGCTGACAGTGTTAAAGAATACGAAGACGGATTTGTCTTCCTCGGATTTGCAGGTGCTGTTGATCCTCCAAGACCTGAAGCCACGGAAGCTATAAAGAAATGTCATCTTGCAGGCATCAAAGTAGTTATGATAACAGGAGACCATCCTGTAACTGCCCGCTCCATTGCTGCAACTGTTGGACTTACCAGTGACCATGAAGATCCCGTTCTTATAACAGGTGCGGAACTGGAAGAGCTTTCAACAGATGAACTATCACATAGATTAAAAGCACCAAGCATTGTATTTGCCCGAACTTCCCCTGTGCAGAAACTCAAAATAGTGCAGGCTTTCCAGGAAGCCGGAGAGATAGTCACAATGACCGGAGACGGTGTAAATGATGCACCTGCCATGAAAAATGCTGATATGGGAGTTGCCATGGGAAGCGGAACTGATGTTGCAAGAGAAGCAGCAGACATGGTTTTGCTGGATGACAACTTTGCAACCATAGTCAATGCAATTGAAGAAGGCAGGACTGTCTTTGATAACATCAAGAAGTTCATTGCTTACATCCTTACAAGTAATGTTCCTGAAATTTTACCGTTTATCGCATTTGTTTTGCTGGCACTCCCGCTGCCAATGAATGTACAGCTGATTCTTGCCATAGACCTGGGTACGGATATTCTTCCTGCCCTGTCGCTTGCCGTTGAGAAGGGAGAAGGAGACATAATGAAACGTCCGCCACGTTCAAGTGATGAAAAGCTCTTGACGCCACAGGTATTGCTAACTTCCTACGGCATCAAGGGTCCCATAGAAGCCGCAGCAGGATTTGCATGTTACTTTGCCGTACTCTTTGACGGTGGATGGACATGGGGACAAAGCCTGCCGTTTACAGACACTCTTTACATGCAGGCAATCACTGCTTTCTTTGCAGCAGTTATCATCTGCCAGATAGCAAACGTGTTCACATCACGGACAAGAAGACAGTCCGTACTAACAAAAGGATTCTTCAGCAACAAAATGGTGCTTGTGGGAATTGCAAGTGAACTTGCCATACTAGCATTCATCATATTCAACCCACTTGTAAACCTGGTATTCAACACCGCTGCAATCTCAATGAAATATGTGCTTATTGCAGTGCCATTTGCAATACTCTTGCTTACAGTGGATGAGCTAAGGAAATATGGCATCAGAAAAGATTCGGCATTTGTGAACCGGTTCTTCAGATGGTAA
- a CDS encoding DUF21 domain-containing protein, protein MNELIVWFLIFLCLIQSGVFSGLTIGMFGLSRLRLEIEAEAKNENARKVLALRHNSHLLLSTLLWGNVGINVLLALLTNSVLTGASAFAFSTVFITLFGEIAPQAYFTRNSLRLGAKLSPLVKFYTLLLYPVAKPSAMLLDMWLGKEKLEYFKERSLGIMLKKHIVSESSDIDHLEGLGALNFLSIDDLYIKQEGSVVDPLSIISMPTFNGLVVFPARESQEFETLLGQMASSSKKWTIILDETGEPVMAVDSGSFLRDAIYKKDNFNPYKYCHHPIVVRNPEEKLGSVLHRLTVYPVNAEDDVIDDDLILYWNRDDPEKMIITGSDILGRLLRGIVVRVE, encoded by the coding sequence ATGAATGAACTAATTGTATGGTTTTTGATATTTTTATGTCTGATTCAGTCCGGTGTTTTTTCCGGTCTGACCATTGGAATGTTTGGGCTCAGTCGTCTTCGTCTTGAAATAGAAGCAGAGGCTAAAAATGAGAACGCCAGAAAAGTCCTTGCCCTGAGGCACAATTCCCACCTGTTACTTTCAACGCTTTTGTGGGGTAACGTGGGAATAAACGTACTCCTGGCACTGCTCACAAATTCAGTACTAACAGGAGCTTCAGCTTTTGCTTTCTCTACTGTCTTTATTACACTGTTTGGTGAAATAGCTCCGCAAGCATATTTTACAAGAAACTCTCTGCGTCTGGGTGCTAAACTTTCACCCCTTGTGAAATTTTATACACTATTATTGTATCCAGTTGCAAAACCATCTGCAATGCTACTTGATATGTGGCTTGGAAAAGAGAAACTGGAATACTTCAAGGAACGCTCCCTTGGAATAATGCTTAAAAAACACATCGTCTCTGAAAGCAGTGATATCGATCACCTTGAAGGTCTTGGAGCTCTGAATTTCCTGTCAATTGATGACCTTTACATAAAACAGGAAGGTTCTGTTGTAGATCCTTTGAGTATCATATCCATGCCTACTTTTAACGGCCTTGTGGTTTTTCCTGCAAGGGAAAGCCAGGAATTTGAGACTCTTCTTGGACAGATGGCTTCCAGTTCTAAAAAGTGGACTATAATTCTGGATGAGACAGGTGAACCTGTAATGGCAGTGGATTCGGGATCATTTCTCAGGGATGCTATTTACAAAAAGGATAATTTCAATCCCTACAAATACTGTCATCATCCAATAGTTGTCCGCAACCCGGAAGAAAAACTGGGAAGCGTGCTCCATCGACTTACAGTTTATCCTGTAAATGCAGAGGATGACGTTATTGATGACGATCTTATACTTTACTGGAACAGGGATGACCCTGAAAAGATGATAATAACCGGTTCTGATATACTGGGAAGACTTCTCAGGGGTATTGTGGTAAGGGTCGAGTGA
- a CDS encoding PAS domain S-box protein, whose amino-acid sequence MTDSNDKGTNNSSIPNCSNEDFKNLVDELPLGILSCDTKGNITSVNDFLLEILGSPSAKATMKINILNFPPLAESGISAIVEEAIRTGRNTFIETTYRSKWNKELFLSFRAFPRKDANGNVNGCHAIIEDLTTEKDTSSEIEYDRRKDELISKISNRLVTSNFEDIDKNINRTLKDIGIFIGAERVVLFIALDEADQIVKTHEWYIDGIISKIPLHDKIDAKKLVPDKLRNLEIISVSDIDDIPKEQDLLQHTFRGLGIKALALIPLSRYGIFKGFLGMDSKSKAHVWKEKELYLLKIAGDMLINILERKKTEELLHEKEKDYEDIIYSLDTVIWKATFDSEGNSINSYISQSLATLAGFESGSIGNDWNSYFEHIHKDDLPRVQEGIKKAFMNPDIPISIDYRMVSNDGSIIWMNSLGSAQPLENGNYLLSGTTSNISERKLAEEKLRKNQELLSEVSRLGKIGGWIIDIKSGKATLTDEILEIYEDDNVGGIENGLKRFAPESRKILKKAINEAIEKHESYDHEVELFTPNGTRKWVRTIGYPVIEDGRTVKLQGTLQDITDRKEAELKLKESEALLSEVSRIGKIGGWEYDVKTNIGNWTSEIYKIHEIEPRSHVSVQESLRYYTPDSRKVIEKAFNDAINEAKPYDLELELITPNGTHKWVRTSCVPTLRDGKVVKITGSYQDITVRKNTENKLIASSNLLSEVSRMGKIGGWELDLRSNKATWTSELFTIHETDQVDSLEKAMNRYPPKYREKLKSAMEDAINKYEPYDIELEFISESGKQKWIRSIGKPVIEENKVVKLYGTLQDITELKEAENKLIENEELMRLFIEHAPASLAMFDKNMRYISVSNRWLSDLGLEKDIIGKCHYDVIPEMEDEIKELHQRALQGEIIVREEDFFKPPNSGGHWIHWEARPWKTAEGQIGGIVLFAENITERKKSKEEIKRNEEKYRALFEQSNDAILLLRYGGIIQELNSKALEVFECTEEDLYGINVIDLVPPEMKDKALEYLKLFRKGELNKFTFKAVTFKKNVLDVEVSAKVLEGQEDVSQLVIRDITTRKKAVEKLKRNEEKYRALFEQSNDAIFLNRVDGTIVDVNEKACEIFGYTRDQFKTKNVVELLAPVHRKFGSAGMDKFRKNGVVSIYTQYQKANGEIFDAEVNAKIIEGEGDLAQGIIRDISERKKAEEEIIRSEMKYRALFEKSNDAVLIHDMSGKVIDVNDKTCEMFGYSKEELIKINIIDLIFPEDIEKTTLAIGKIKENKSWRNETRMFRSDGSIIHLDVNGSLIEAQGKIIQAVGRDITERIKAEEEMMQAKIEAETASRSKSDFLATMSHELRTPLNSIIGFSDIILDGLAGNLEDKQEHYLQHISQSGRHLLNLINDILDISKIEAGKMELYPEIVDIRKSVSEIVTMTESLASRKNIAVDIDMPDDMPLISADKSKIKQIMYNILGNAIKFTDNGGNVYINLSNDDENVIMSITDTGIGISPEDQNKLFKPFSQIDTSISRRFEGTGLGLALVKELIELHGGRIWVESEAGKGSTFSFRLPIKTDE is encoded by the coding sequence ATGACAGACAGCAATGATAAGGGCACTAATAATTCCTCAATCCCCAATTGTAGTAATGAAGACTTCAAGAACCTTGTTGATGAATTGCCCCTTGGAATACTTTCGTGTGATACGAAAGGTAATATTACTTCTGTAAATGATTTTCTTTTAGAAATACTTGGATCGCCTTCAGCTAAAGCTACAATGAAAATTAATATTCTAAACTTCCCGCCTCTTGCGGAATCAGGAATATCTGCAATTGTAGAAGAAGCAATCAGAACAGGCAGGAACACTTTTATAGAGACAACTTACAGGTCAAAGTGGAATAAAGAACTGTTCTTAAGTTTCAGGGCATTTCCACGAAAAGATGCTAATGGAAATGTTAATGGATGCCATGCAATAATTGAAGACCTTACAACTGAAAAAGATACGTCATCCGAGATAGAGTATGACAGACGTAAGGATGAACTTATCTCAAAGATATCGAATCGGTTGGTAACCAGCAATTTTGAGGATATTGACAAAAATATCAACAGGACGCTTAAAGACATTGGAATATTCATAGGTGCGGAACGTGTTGTTTTGTTCATCGCTCTTGATGAGGCAGACCAGATTGTAAAAACACACGAATGGTATATTGACGGAATAATATCTAAAATACCACTCCATGATAAAATAGATGCGAAAAAGTTAGTACCCGATAAACTGCGCAACTTAGAGATAATTAGTGTCTCAGATATTGATGATATTCCAAAAGAACAGGACCTTTTACAACATACATTCCGGGGTCTTGGAATAAAGGCTCTTGCATTGATCCCCCTTTCCCGATATGGCATTTTTAAAGGTTTTTTGGGAATGGATTCGAAAAGTAAAGCACATGTCTGGAAAGAAAAGGAACTTTATCTTCTCAAAATTGCAGGGGATATGTTAATTAACATCCTGGAAAGGAAGAAAACTGAAGAACTTCTGCATGAAAAAGAAAAAGACTACGAGGATATAATCTATTCCCTGGATACAGTCATATGGAAAGCCACGTTTGATTCAGAAGGAAATTCAATCAATTCATATATATCCCAATCTCTTGCAACTCTGGCCGGATTTGAAAGCGGAAGCATTGGAAATGATTGGAATAGTTATTTTGAACATATTCACAAAGATGATTTACCCAGAGTACAGGAAGGTATAAAAAAAGCCTTCATGAATCCAGATATCCCGATTTCTATAGATTACAGAATGGTGTCCAATGATGGAAGCATCATATGGATGAATTCGCTTGGATCTGCACAACCCCTTGAAAATGGAAATTATCTGCTTTCAGGAACTACTTCTAATATTTCAGAGCGTAAACTAGCAGAAGAGAAATTACGTAAAAATCAAGAACTTTTAAGTGAAGTAAGCCGTCTTGGAAAAATTGGTGGGTGGATAATTGACATCAAATCAGGAAAAGCTACCTTAACTGATGAGATTTTGGAAATATATGAAGATGATAATGTTGGTGGCATTGAAAATGGATTGAAAAGATTTGCACCGGAATCCAGAAAAATATTGAAAAAGGCAATCAATGAAGCTATTGAAAAACATGAATCTTATGATCATGAAGTTGAATTATTTACTCCAAATGGAACCCGCAAGTGGGTCAGGACAATTGGATACCCTGTGATAGAAGATGGCAGAACTGTGAAGCTACAGGGTACTCTTCAGGATATTACTGATAGAAAAGAAGCTGAACTTAAACTCAAAGAAAGTGAAGCACTTTTAAGTGAAGTTAGCAGAATCGGAAAAATCGGTGGATGGGAATATGATGTTAAAACAAATATTGGTAACTGGACATCTGAAATATACAAAATCCATGAAATTGAACCCAGATCGCATGTCAGTGTTCAAGAATCACTTAGATATTACACTCCTGATTCAAGAAAAGTAATTGAAAAGGCGTTTAATGATGCCATAAATGAAGCTAAACCATACGATCTGGAACTGGAATTAATTACCCCAAATGGAACCCATAAGTGGGTCAGGACAAGCTGTGTACCAACATTAAGAGACGGAAAAGTTGTAAAGATAACCGGATCATACCAGGACATAACCGTTCGTAAGAATACTGAAAACAAATTGATAGCAAGTAGTAATCTTCTGAGTGAAGTCAGTAGAATGGGGAAAATTGGAGGATGGGAATTAGATCTGAGATCCAATAAAGCCACGTGGACAAGTGAACTATTTACAATACATGAAACTGATCAGGTGGATTCCCTGGAAAAAGCTATGAATCGTTATCCTCCCAAATACAGGGAAAAACTCAAAAGCGCCATGGAAGATGCAATTAATAAATATGAGCCATATGACATCGAACTTGAATTTATCTCTGAAAGTGGGAAACAAAAGTGGATCAGGAGCATCGGAAAACCTGTAATTGAGGAAAATAAAGTTGTTAAATTATATGGTACACTCCAGGACATTACCGAGCTTAAAGAAGCTGAAAACAAACTGATTGAAAATGAAGAACTTATGAGACTTTTCATTGAACATGCGCCCGCTTCACTGGCAATGTTTGACAAAAATATGAGATATATTTCTGTAAGCAATCGCTGGCTTAGTGACCTGGGGCTTGAAAAAGACATAATTGGCAAGTGTCATTATGATGTGATTCCTGAAATGGAGGATGAAATCAAAGAATTACACCAACGTGCCCTACAAGGAGAAATCATTGTCCGTGAGGAAGACTTTTTTAAACCACCAAACAGTGGCGGACACTGGATACACTGGGAAGCAAGACCCTGGAAAACTGCAGAGGGACAAATTGGTGGTATAGTACTCTTTGCAGAGAACATCACAGAACGCAAGAAAAGTAAAGAGGAAATAAAACGAAATGAAGAAAAATACAGGGCACTTTTCGAGCAATCAAATGATGCAATATTACTATTGAGATATGGCGGTATTATTCAGGAACTTAATAGTAAAGCTCTTGAGGTTTTTGAGTGTACTGAAGAAGATCTTTATGGTATAAACGTTATTGATCTGGTTCCGCCTGAAATGAAAGATAAAGCCCTTGAATATCTCAAATTGTTCCGCAAGGGTGAACTTAACAAATTTACCTTTAAAGCAGTTACCTTCAAAAAAAATGTGCTGGACGTGGAGGTCAGTGCTAAAGTACTGGAGGGACAGGAAGACGTATCACAGTTAGTTATCAGGGATATCACAACACGGAAAAAAGCAGTTGAAAAATTAAAACGCAATGAGGAAAAATACAGGGCACTTTTTGAGCAGTCTAATGATGCAATTTTCCTTAACCGTGTTGATGGTACAATAGTTGATGTTAACGAGAAGGCCTGTGAGATATTCGGCTATACCAGAGATCAATTTAAAACTAAAAATGTAGTTGAACTTTTGGCACCTGTTCACAGAAAATTTGGGTCGGCAGGCATGGATAAATTCAGAAAAAACGGAGTTGTCTCCATATATACCCAATATCAAAAAGCTAATGGAGAAATATTTGATGCAGAAGTCAATGCAAAGATAATAGAAGGTGAAGGAGATCTTGCACAGGGTATCATCAGAGATATTAGTGAACGTAAAAAGGCAGAAGAAGAAATTATTCGAAGCGAGATGAAATACAGGGCGCTTTTTGAAAAATCTAATGATGCAGTTCTTATTCATGATATGAGTGGAAAAGTTATTGATGTAAATGATAAAACCTGTGAAATGTTTGGATACTCAAAAGAAGAATTGATAAAAATCAATATTATAGACCTTATTTTTCCGGAAGATATCGAAAAAACTACCTTAGCAATAGGAAAAATAAAAGAAAATAAAAGCTGGCGTAATGAAACACGAATGTTTAGATCAGATGGAAGTATAATCCACCTTGATGTCAATGGTTCACTGATAGAAGCGCAAGGAAAGATCATTCAAGCGGTTGGCAGGGATATCACAGAAAGGATTAAAGCGGAAGAAGAGATGATGCAGGCAAAAATAGAGGCTGAAACTGCAAGTCGTTCAAAGAGTGACTTCCTGGCCACTATGAGTCATGAACTTCGTACACCTCTCAATTCCATAATTGGATTTTCAGACATTATTCTGGATGGACTGGCAGGAAACCTTGAAGATAAACAGGAACATTATTTACAGCATATTTCCCAGAGTGGACGGCATCTGCTTAACCTGATAAATGATATTCTTGACATATCCAAGATAGAAGCAGGAAAAATGGAACTATACCCGGAAATAGTAGACATCAGAAAGTCTGTCAGTGAAATTGTAACGATGACTGAAAGCCTTGCATCCCGCAAGAACATAGCTGTTGATATTGATATGCCGGACGATATGCCGCTCATTTCTGCTGATAAATCCAAAATAAAACAGATAATGTATAATATCCTTGGAAACGCTATCAAGTTCACAGATAATGGTGGAAATGTATATATAAATCTCAGTAACGATGATGAAAATGTTATTATGTCCATTACTGATACAGGCATAGGTATTTCACCGGAAGATCAGAACAAACTTTTCAAGCCGTTTAGCCAGATTGATACTTCTATTTCCAGAAGGTTTGAAGGCACAGGCCTTGGACTTGCACTTGTAAAAGAACTCATTGAACTGCATGGTGGAAGGATCTGGGTTGAGAGTGAAGCAGGAAAAGGTAGTACATTCTCATTTAGGCTCCCAATCAAAACTGATGAATAA